From one Babesia bovis T2Bo chromosome 3, whole genome shotgun sequence genomic stretch:
- a CDS encoding Ubiquitin carboxyl-terminal hydrolase family protein translates to MNTPKRLCGLTNEYNNSYCNAVIQCLYSLSFVRDALIYMQNSYTLASRTLGRLYLSYDSPSGIQSPNDLLAALGYINGDTSIGILEDAHEFCIYLLNTIIDETRALGNHGYSLGPFNEVFGTISDSVPDIIPLNPVPRTWINSCFEGTLRSEIKCRYCGRAGYELHHFLSLSVDIIEGCDVLSCIQQYTEWSSVSPQDQYQCTSCGCHGCITRRDNFELLPPVLIIRLNRFILNTYVTNDDYLYFYERLPYPVVINRNFDIEDMYHADPVSYTLFAIVSHFGDSPYEGHYMASTYIEGQWYRCDDDRVSVISNLSAELGIENSSGNAHSYILFYRSASIG, encoded by the exons ATGAATACTCCTAAAAGGTTATGTGGCCTAACGAATGAGTATAACAACAGCTATTGCAATGCGGTAATCCAATGTTTATATTCGCTATCCTTTGTGAGAGATGccttaatatatatgcaaaACAGTTAT ACCCTAGCATCGCGTACATTGGGAAGGTTGTACCTGAGCTACGACAGTCCGAGCG GTATACAATCTCCTAACGATCTGTTAGCTGCACTTGGATACATTAATG GTGATACTTCAATTGGTATTCTAGAGGACGCACATGAATTTTGTATTTATCTATTGAACACCATCATTGATGAAACTCGTGCTTTAGGCAACCATGGGTATTCACTAGGTCCTTTCAACGAAGTTTTTG GTACTATTAGTGATAGTGTCCCAGATATAATTCCATTGAATCCTGTACCGCGGACATGGATTAACTCTTGTTTTGAGGGTACTCTAAGATCTGAGATTAAGTGTCGTTACTGTGGTAGAGCAGGGTACGAATTGCACCATTTTCTGTCGTTATCTGTTGATATCATTGAAGGATGTGATGTGCTGTCGTGTATTCAACAATACACTGAGTGGTCCTCGGTTTCTCCACAAGATCAATACCAATGTACATCGTGTGGTTGCCATGGTTGTATAACACGCCGGGATAATTTTGAGTTGTTACCTCCCGTGTTAATCATACGACTAAATAGGTTTATTTTGAATACATATGTTACGAACGACGACTACTTATATTTCTACGAGAGGCTCCCCTATCCAGTAGTCATTAACCGTAACTTCGATATAGAAGATATGTACCACGCTGATCCTGTTTCATATACGCTTTTTGCGATAGTATCGCATTTTGGCGACTCACCATATGAAGGCCACTATATGGCATCCACCTATATAGAAGGTCAATGGTACCGGTGCGATGACGACAGAGTATCAGTAATAAGTAACCTCAGTGCTGAGTTAGGAATTGAGAATAGTAGCGGCAATGCACACAGTTACATTTTATTCTATCGAAGTGCTTCTATAGGTTAA